From the Cardiocondyla obscurior isolate alpha-2009 linkage group LG08, Cobs3.1, whole genome shotgun sequence genome, the window TCCCATTGTCGATATCAGTCTACTATTAGAAATAACTCCAAACTCTTCTACTTTTGATGCCAAAAAGACTGTGGTAGGAGCTAATAATAAAGGGTCTATGCACTTTAAGCTATTGCGAGCATAAAACCTTTTAAAATAGACTGTTGCAGTGGCTACCACTTGCTGCCTCAACTTTAACTGTTCACCTATCATCTGTATCACTAACGACAGGAGGTATACATTCATGTAATTACAAATCATATTACAGatattacatgtaattttgtaacaaaatgtaGTATGAATTTCCGAATTTATAATCAGttacaattacaatttaataaataaaaaatttttttttaatgatattaacgatttatcttatacgaattattaatttcatcaaAGTAGATATTTTTGTCAAACAAAATCTTCAAAtgttttaatgtattttaaaattatttatgttaatttatattttatttaacattgcaTAATTTGTCagaattaataatcttatacAGGGGGTCTGATATATAGAAAGAATTAGTCGTTAGGTGTAAaacacattattttaattgctagAATTTTTGTAACTCACTgctagaaaagaaaatgaaaattttctgATACTCTTCTTCCGTTAGCACTGACAGATCGTGCTGCCGTTCCCTGACCAAATCCTGTTTATCCAGCAACCACTGTTGGCTGTCAGAAACAAGAAACTTGATTGAAAATTCAGttgattaaataatgtaaacaATATGCAATTTACAACTTACTGGTGCGAGCTTTGCCAGAAGTTCCCGGCCATTCTCAAGCGAAATTTTCTTACGAACTTTCACCCTGGACTTAGACGATGTCGACTGGTTGTATTGAACGTGTGGTAATTAGTTTATCACATTTCACGACAAAAATACTTCATGCTTTCGCGAAATGCAGACAGAGTGAAAAGCCAAATCgcgtttctcgtttctttcgtgGGCTAAACTTCTGCGAACGCGTGCTCGTGTGTGTTCCGCGACTCCCATAGAATGGGAGATAAGAAAAGGGGTTAATTCGGAACCACTGCAAGTCACTGATAATAACTGCTAATGAGGGACGCAAAAATCAATTCAAtttgtctttttaattatctacaATTCGCACTATAACGTCATTTTGTGTTCAAATTGTTCATAACCTCATACTCGATTTCGTCCCAACCTCGAATCTGTTAGTGGCGGCCCGTAGTGGCGCATTTTCtagaaactaataaaaaaacattctaTTATTCGATTGGTCCATATGGGCTAATCACCAGCGTGCGAAACTTTGATATTGATGAAggtattatttcatttaaattttaatttctcgactAAGTATCTATATGAgcgcatgattaaattactatttttatttaattgtaattgagaatcaaatattatttattcgattgttaatatacattttaataagaaagtaACTTGTCAAATATTCTTTCAcaatataagtaaaataaataaaaatttctttaacgtaaaggaagtaaaagtaaatCACGCGCTCTGTAATGtctaaaattaagttttttctttttgtataaattctATGACGCGAGCTGATATcaataaaaggaaaagaattttaaatctacaagtaatttgtataaaatatttgtacaaaagttattatttaataaaaaaaaacaaaaaaaaaaagatttatcgatggtatttattacaaattaggCTTGGAAGTATCGCATTAATATCCAATACCGCacatttctttctcctttcaaaaagtaaatatttaaatactacTTCGTTTTCTCAATGGAAATGTTTCGtttccttttatttcaatttatcttTGCAGACCCCTCGATGCATTCAACTTCTCATTAATGTGCAAAATACacaattattgattttaattttttttttatcacacttATTGATTGATCATAAGCAAACCAGAGCGTTCGAGATTAAATGTCCTGGAactaagtaaaataaaaaaaaaccaaataaaaaaaagaattatttgagATTAGCATTTTCTGCATCCTCGTAAAATTTCACAGACTCCGTAATTTCACAGGTTTACTTCCGAAGCCACTTTGGCTTTTCCTCCCGTTAATCTCGCGCTTATCGTCGTGGTACAGATCGCACTGTAAATTACACGTTATCACcgaatgagaaaaaaaaaaaaagaaaaaaaaatgtatgggCTGAAATAAAGGGCGAGGGTGACCGTGTGTCACTATAAAGATTGACGTTTCGCTTGGTGTAATTTTTGCGACGTCAATCGGCTTTTTTCGCCGCGACAGCGGCGGGAATGAAGAATGGAGACGCCTAGAACACCAACACTTGTCTTTCGACAACCCGTGATTATTGTTAGACAATGCCGCAatttgaagaaagaaaaaaaagaaaaaaaaaaaaaaaaaaaaaaaaagaaagaaagaaaggaaaacgCGGTATTAGCCGATACGCGGCACTTATTGCTGATATAGGGGGACCGGTCAGAAAATGTGGGCTCAGATCTCGTAGACGACACCTTAACATCCGCGCGGTAGAACTGCACCAGGAGGATGCAGTCAGCCGTTAAGCGTTATTACAGCATTAACAAGAGCCTGTTGTCGAAACTTGGCGGCTGGCCAACGCAAAGCAGATTCATGAAGATATTGTTGCCGACTATAATAACGTCATTTATTTTCAGCATCGGCTTTCTCGAGGTAAATTTCCAGCGCTATCCGTGCTCGCGCAACCCGCAGCTCAAATAATATTCGCGAGAGTAAAAGAAGAAGGGAGAacgtgagagagaaaaaattctcATGTACTTAGCATACGCAAAACGTATTTTAGAGGATTTAGTGACGCAATCGTAGAAGTATGTACGAAGTTCACTTCGCGAAGTTACTTTCTAAATTCTTTaaggtaataaaataaagcaattttgtttatcattttaatattaaagacttaatattaaaaatactattCGTACCTCGTTCAGAGaaatattatcaatatatgtatttgtatGGGTGTAAATGGTTGCGTgcttcaataattaaaaattcaacttCAAAACGATGTTCGTGACTCACGGTCAATAAAATTGTCGGATCGAACAGTGCGACAGGCAATTTCAGATCATTATCACTTTTTAACATTGCACGTGTCAATATTTAAACAGAAATATCCAAAAACCAGAagttttatattcatataaaactttttaaaaaatcttcaATGACCTTTTTAAAAGAACACTAAAAAAGCggctttttctttattcactcattaatatttaagaccgtttatttataaattttcataatatttttacagtcAGTAAGTAATCAATTCCATTCGCGATGACGTTATAAAAACTTGAATAaagtgttaatttttttttttaataatatctttgctttagtaataatatgttaataataataggtAGGTGAAACGTTAGAGATGAGCTGAAGTTTCGCAATTACTGTCGCCGATTTTTAGTTCGTGAGATTATCTGAAACATGGAGGAGCATGACCGAGGACTGCGAGTGTTTTATCCTGATAATTATAACAATCGGCGGCTACATCAAGCTGTACATCATAGTTCtcaaaaacaaaaacgtaAGATCTCGCCGATTGCGCTTTTTTGCTCAAGAAATAAAGGCCGCTAATTGTACTCTTTGTTGCTTCCTAGATTGAACAAATGTTGTCGCTTATCGACTACCACTGGCGCGTCTTCACGCATTCAATGGAGGTGCAAATTATGCACGAGTACGCTGTCATAGGACGAAAAATGGCAATAAGTTACGCCGGTAAGAATCCACGATGTCGCACAATTAACAACGAAATTCTTAAACTCTTTTCTCCAGTTTCAcatcataatattttatatactgcGTGCAAACGACTTAAGACGTAAGGAAAGCGACGAGCTACAAACGAAAGCTTAAGTGGCTATTTCGAAACGTTATCAACGCCAGAAATtctgtttttaaaattgaaaatctcACGTCTTGAGTATCTTTCTTCAGCTTTTTGTGCACGACAGTCCCAGACAGACTAATCACGGTTATCGCGCCGCACTTATTTTCACGCTCGTCATCATGAATTGCACAATCgctcgtaattataaaaaatgcgGTTTGCTTATTTATTCGTCGGTATGTAGTTCTTTTACGTCATAATAATGAGCGCAATAATGCAAGTTGCAGTGATGATTTATTCGTTGATGAGCCTTTACATGCTGATCCCAGTAACACCGCAATTATTGGATCTCCTCATGCCTCTCAACAAATCACGTCCTTACAAATACCTATTCGATGTCGACTACGGCTTCGACAGAGAGGTGTATTACTATCCCGTATTGCTCCACTCGTACTTAACGACCGTGTTGACTATGAGCGTTATGATAATAACCGATACGAGCTACATGTCGCTCGCGCAACACGCGTGCAGCCTGTTCGCCGCGATTGGGTATTGTATCTACATCATTTACTTTCAGAAAACCCCTGaaagcactttttttttctctcaaatattgtatcgcaaataaattgtttGTTAATGCAAAACAACTTTTTCATGTTTCAAAGGTACCGATTGGAAAATCTGATTtcggaaaaaaattcaaaggGCAGCGGCCGTTTTAAGGATGCAGACGCGATGTGTAGATGGAAATCGCGAGATTATGAGAACGAGATCTATCGCGAATTCGTGTCGCTTTTGCGGAAGCATCAGCTGAGCCTTCAGTGAGTTTTCTGAATGCTTACCGCGTTGGGTCTTTCACGTTCAATTCTTTCAGATACGTCCGTTTGCTGGATTCTTCATTCGAGCTGTATTCATTCATGTTGCTTTTCATCACTATCATAATCATGAGTCTGCTGGGAATTCAAGTAAGCGCGCGACAAACGTTGAGTCACCCCAATAAAAACCGCGCTACCTTCAATCAACCTAGAACTTAACTGTCCCGCAGATAATTTCCTTAATGAATCGCAAAGAGGAGATGATCAGATACGTAGCGATAGTGATAGGCGCTTTCATACACCTCTTCGTCTTAAGCTATCCCGGTCAGAGGATAATGGATCACAGCACAGATGTGTTCCACAaggcgtaaataaattttgcggataataataaattatataaataagttatataaacgatgataaattataaaattaactgaattatataaataataatttaaattataaaatatgttaaaatgttaacaagaaagattataaaataaattatgtttccAATTATTCTTTCTAGATACAGCATGCTATGGTACAAAACGTCGCGGAGAACAACCCAGCTCTTGAGCATATTACTTTACAGAGGTCTCACACCCTGCACATTAACCGCCGGCAAAATCTACGTGTTGTCAATGGCGAATTACGCCTCGGTAAGAACGACTTCCTTAAACTCGCAGCATCCACTGTGTACAAACAgtgtagaaatatattttgaattttaagaTGATACAGGCAGCCGTATCTTACTTCACCGCCCTTTCGTCATTCAGATAATTTGTAATGGagagcaaaaaaaagagataagtCGATGGCTTAACAggcgataaaattatcaatttaaacgattttttctctcgcttattataaatgtaaatgtatgtAAAGCTGTGATTGTAGCTTACATTCCATTGCGCAGTAATGATAAATTggaattagtaaaaaaaatcgacgagCTGCACGCGAAAGTGACGACGTATTTCGAACTGTATCGTAGATGTATTTTGTGACTCGAATGTTAATAGAAAatcagaaatatatattattataattgttatcaAGTTTTACTAGAATTCATTtgattaaaaagtatttatcgCTAGAAAGTTATTTGCAACACAAAAACTATTTttgtgggaaaaaaaaaaaaaaaaaaaaaaaaaaaaaaaaaaaaaaaaaaacgtttgcgtt encodes:
- the LOC139104679 gene encoding odorant receptor 9a-like, with amino-acid sequence MQSAVKRYYSINKSLLSKLGGWPTQSRFMKILLPTIITSFIFSIGFLEFVRLSETWRSMTEDCECFILIIITIGGYIKLYIIVLKNKNIEQMLSLIDYHWRVFTHSMEVQIMHEYAVIGRKMAISYAVMIYSLMSLYMLIPVTPQLLDLLMPLNKSRPYKYLFDVDYGFDREVYYYPVLLHSYLTTVLTMSVMIITDTSYMSLAQHACSLFAAIGYRLENLISEKNSKGSGRFKDADAMCRWKSRDYENEIYREFVSLLRKHQLSLQYVRLLDSSFELYSFMLLFITIIIMSLLGIQIISLMNRKEEMIRYVAIVIGAFIHLFVLSYPGQRIMDHSTDVFHKAYSMLWYKTSRRTTQLLSILLYRGLTPCTLTAGKIYVLSMANYASMIQAAVSYFTALSSFR